A window of Passer domesticus isolate bPasDom1 chromosome 18, bPasDom1.hap1, whole genome shotgun sequence contains these coding sequences:
- the AMBP gene encoding protein AMBP, translated as MIIWGLLSLLLFTVARGTPIGDQDEDIQVQENFEAERMFGKWFDIAIGTTCKWMKNYKEKFSMGTLVLGPGPSADQISTTSTRLRQGDCTLVSGEYQKTSTPGKYTYYNPRWDVSIQSYVLHTNYDEYAVILMKKKSSFGPSTTLKLYGRSPELREDLIESFHQLALGMGIPEDSIFILANRGECVPQDTENGPQRARRAVLPLEEGSAAGPLPTYIGNKEDSCRLSRDPGPCSGMLSRFFYNSSSMACETFHYGGCLGNGNNFYSEKECLQACRTEAACRLPIVPGPCQALMTRWAFDAAQGKCITFSYGGCKGNGNQFYSEKECKEYCGAPQLAEDEEFLQLSN; from the exons ATGATTATTTGGGGtctcctttccctcctcctcttcactGTGGCTCGTGGAACCCCCATCGGAGACCAGGATGAAGATATCCAAGTGCAGGAGAATTTTGAGGCTGAGCGG ATGTTTGGGAAGTGGTTCGACATTGCCATCGGCACGACCTGCAAATGGATGAAGAACTACAAGGAGAAGTTCAGCATGGGCACACTGGTGCTGGGCCCTGGCCCCAGCGCTGACCAGATCAGCACTACCAGCACCAGGCTGCG gcaAGGTGACTGTACACTAGTCTCAGGAGAGTACCAGAAAACCAGCACCCCTGGAAAATACACCTACTACAACCCCA GATGGGATGTGTCTATCCAGTCCTATGTGCTCCATACCAACTACGATGAATATGCTGTTATTctgatgaagaagaaaagcagttttGGTCCAAGCACCACCCTGAAGCTGTATG GGAGGAGTCCGGAGCTTCGGGAGGACCTCATTGAGTCTTTCCATCAGCTGGCTCTGGGGATGGGCATCCCTGAAGACTCCATCTTCATCCTGGCCAACAGAG GTGAATGTGTTCCTCAGGATACTGAAAATGGTCCCCAG AGGGCACGGAGAGCAGTCCTACCCCTGGAGGAGGGTTCAGCCGCAGGACCCCTGCCCACTTACATTGGCAATAAGGAAG ACTCGTGCCGGCTGAGCCGGGATCCTGGGCCCTGCAGCGGGATGCTCTCTCGCTTCTTCTACAACTCCTCCTCCATGGCCTGTGAAACCTTCCACTATGGAGGCTGTCTGGGCAATGGCAACAACTTCTACTCAGAAAAGGAGTGCCTGCAGGCATGCCGGACCGAGG ctgcctgcaggctgcccattgtcccaggtccctgccaggCACTGATGACACGCTGGGCCTTCGATGCAGCCCAGGGCAAGTGCATCACCTTCAGCTATGGGGGCTGCaagggcaacgggaaccagttCTACTCGGAGAAGGAGTGCAAGGAGTACTGTGGGGCTCCTCAGCTGGCAG AGGACGAGGAGTTCCTGCAGCTCTCAAACTGA